In Aedes albopictus strain Foshan chromosome 3, AalbF5, whole genome shotgun sequence, the following are encoded in one genomic region:
- the LOC134290807 gene encoding uncharacterized protein K02A2.6-like, producing the protein MNNEQFERFMQLQNGALREIVKSFQNVQVQQQQQQPAGQQQNLQMAANSTASSVPLPPPLELSGDMEENFEFFSTNWKNYASAMGMDEWPVDHDKQKTSILLSVIGSAALKKYFNFGLTDAQRLSPDVALQAIKAKVVRERNKIVDWFEFFSLMQQPVELIDDYVARLKSLAKLCKFGALEEDLIVYKIVTSNKWQKLRAKMLTMPNLTEVKVIDLCRAEEIAEKHASAMGACSVEVNMVKKKHFKCKYCGDRHEFAKGVCPALGKKCNVCGGKNHFAKVCKLDRKQKGKSRRKVKKVQEESCDSEDTESVNSDNGESESSSDEAVIGKVYDFSESGGNVLADVELFIGGKWKIVQCELDTGANTSLVGIDWIKGMAGCDQLQLLPSKFRLQSFGGGSIPVLGEVRLPCKRRNRKYTLALQVVDVPHKPLLSAKVCKTLGFIKFCNSVSITSPLSEEHLLNVYRIKAQQIVDQHSNIFEGYGKFPGVVSLEVDPDVTPSIQQPRRVPIAMRDKLKKELRKLEQDGLIIKETQHTDWVSNIVLVRRGGIESDSIRICLDPIPLNKALKRPNLQFTTIDEILPELGKAKVFSTVDAKKGFWHVVLDHPSSLLTTFWTPFGRYRWTRLPFGIAPAPEIFQMKLQEVIQDLEGVECIADDILIFGTGDNLQEALESHNGCLERLLIRLEENNVKLNRNKLKLCMTSVKFYGHVLTTRGLQPDESKVETIKNYPRPQDKKELQRFVGMVNYLSRFIPNLSSNFAVLRRLISDKEPWVWDNKEEEEFARIKSLVADTRSLQYYDVTQPLIIECDASSFGLGTAVFQSHGVIGYASRTLTSTERNYAQIEKELLAILFSCIRFDQLIVGNPKTIVRTDHKPLVNVFQKPLLSAPKRLQHMLLSLQRYNLEIQFVKGKENVVADAISRAPLDEGRPEDQFNKRNIYQVFRQLEDVNPSKFLKITDERLTEVIQETAKDPSMQQIIRYIRDGWPVSADKVPDGVKVFFKHRDELSHQDGIVFRNDRVVVPYHLRRKLTEKVHISHNGVEGTLKLACANLFWPGMTTQIKDAVARCEVCAKYAASQPVPPMQSVAIPVHPFQLVSMDVFFADYQGEKRKFLVTVDHYSDFFEVDLLKSLTPNSAITVCKKKFSRHGKPQLVITDNGTNFVNKEWRLFATEWEFQHSTSAPYHQQANGKSEAAVKIAKRLLKKSEESGVDFWYALLHWRNIPNKIGSSPAARLFSRSTRCGLPTSLENLMPKPVQNVPNSIEDARRKTKFHYDKAARKLPALEAGSPVYVQLHPETTKHWIPGTVTNRMNDRSYLVNVDGAVYRRDLVNLKPRKEPYMPVQPSSSAKQSNIPEDVSTGAVVEVQPSVPDDVVVNQPSTEMTELPIGLDTMEIPMQQPTRTPSKPDYPSPRVPKKNDRPKREIRLPSKLKDYDLN; encoded by the coding sequence ATGAACAACGAACAGTTCGAGCGCTTCATGCAATTGCAGAACGGTGCATTGCGCGAAATTGTGAAATCGTTCCAGAATGTTCAagtgcagcagcaacagcagcagccagcTGGGCagcagcaaaatttgcaaatggCTGCCAATTCGACAGCTTCGTCTGTCCCGCTTCCTCCACCGCTCGAGCTTAGTGGAGACATGgaggaaaattttgaatttttttctacgAACTGGAAAAATTACGCGAGTGCTATGGGAATGGATGAGTGGCCCGTGGACCATGACAAGCAGAAAACCAGTATTTTGTTGTCGGTAATCGGTAGTGCGGCGCTCAAAAAGTATTTTAATTTTGGGTTAACGGATGCACAGCGGCTTTCCCCAGATGTGGCTCTGCAAGCTATAAAAGCGAAAGTAGTGCGCGAAAGAAACAAAATCGTGGATTGGTTCGAGTTTTTTTCGCTCATGCAGCAGCCTGTGGAATTGATCGATGACTATGTGGCGCGTTTGAAAAGTTTGGCCAAGTTGTGTAAATTCGGTGCACTTGAAGAAGATTTGATCGTGTACAAAATCGTTACCTCAAACAAATGGCAGAAATTGCGCGCGAAGATGCTGACGATGCCAAACTTGACGGAAGTGAAGGTCATTGATCTATGTCGAgcagaagaaatcgcagaaaaacATGCTAGTGCAATGGGGGCGTGCAGTGTTGAAGTGAACATGGTGAAGAAGAAGCATTTCAAATGCAAATACTGCGGTGATCGGCATGAATTTGCGAAGGGGGTTTGCCCGGCACTGGGAAAGAAGTGCAATGTGTGTGGGGGCAAGAATCATTTCGCGAAAGTATGCAAGTTGGACCGAAAGCAAAAGGGCAAAAGCCGCAGAAAAGTGAAGAAAGTACAAGAAGAAAGTTGTGACTCTGAGGATACGGAAAGTGTGAACAGTGATAATGGGGAATCGGAGAGCAGCAGTGATGAAGCAGTAATTGGAAAAGTGTATGATTTTTCGGAATCTGGCGGAAATGTGCTGGCGGATGTGGAGCTGTTCATTGGCGGCAAATGGAAAATCGTGCAGTGCGAGTTGGACACCGGAGCCAATACCAGTCTGGTTGGCATTGACTGGATTAAAGGAATGGCCGGCTGTGATCAACTGCAACTGTTGCCTTCAAAATTCCGGCTGCAGAGCTTCGGTGGTGGAAGCATACCGGTGCTAGGTGAAGTAAGGTTGCCATGTAAGAGGAGAAACCGTAAGTACACACTCGCATTGCAAGTCGTTGATGTTCCCCATAAGCCGCTCTTATCCGCAAAAGTTTGCAAAACGCTGGGCTTCATTAAATTCTGTAACTCGGTTTCGATCACCTCACCACTTTCGGAGGAGCATCTTTTGAACGTGTATCGCATCAAAGCCCAGCAAATCGTTGACCAGCACAGCAATATCTTCGAGGGGTACGGTAAATTCCCTGGTGTTGTATCGTTGGAGGTGGATCCGGATGTCACACCGTCAATTCAGCAACCACGGCGGGTACCAATAGCAATGCGCGACAAGCTGAAAAAGGAACTAAGAAAGCTGGAACAAGATGGCCTTATCATCAAGGAGACTCAGCATACGGACTGGGTCAGTAATATCGTTTTAGTGAGGCGTGGCGGGATAGAGTCGGATTCCATTCGAATTTGTTTGGATCCGATTCCGCTGAACAAGGCTCTTAAGCGACCGAATTTGCAGTTTACCACGATCGACGAGATATTGCCGGAGCTCGGAAAAGCGAAAGTTTTTTCCACGGTGGATGCCAAGAAGGGTTTCTGGCATGTGGTTCTGGATCATCCCAGCAGTCTTCTCACTACATTTTGGACTCCCTTTGGAAGGTACCGCTGGACTCGCTTACCTTTTGGCATCGCGCCCGCACCTGAAATTTTTCAGATGAAACTTCAGGAAGTGATTCAGGATCTCGAGGGCGTAGAATGCATTGCTGATGACATTTTGATTTTCGGAACTGGAGATAATCTACAGGAAGCTTTGGAAAGCCACAACGGCTGTCTGGAGAGGCTTCTCATACGTTTGGAGGAAAACAATGTGAAGCTCAACAGAAATAAACTGAAGCTGTGTATGACATCAGTGAAGTTCTACGGGCACGTACTGACTACACGAGGACTACAGCCAGACGAAAGCAAGGTGGAAACTATCAAAAACTATCCCCGACCCCAAGACAAGAAGGAACTTCAGCGATTCGTTGGGATGGTCAATTATCTCAGTCGTTTTATTCCGAATTTAAGCTCCAATTTTGCTGTTTTAAGACGACTGATCTCGGACAAGGAACCTTGGGTTTGGGATAACAAGGAAGAAGAGGAGTTCGCTCGTATCAAATCTTTGGTAGCAGATACTCGTTCCTTGCAATATTATGATGTAACTCAACCACTGATCATCGAATGTGATGCGAGTTCCTTTGGTTTGGGTACAGCTGTCTTTCAGTCTCACGGTGTGATCGGATACGCTTCTCGCACTCTAACATCGACAGAAAGGAACTACGCACAAATAGAAAAGGAGCTGCTGGCTATTCTCTTCTCGTGTATTCgatttgatcaacttattgtggGTAATCCGAAGACGATTGTGAGGACGGATCATAAGCCTTTAGTAAACGTGTTTCAAAAACCACTCTTGTCGGCTCCAAAGCGGTTGCAGCACATGCTGTTAAGCCTACAGCGCTACAATTTGGAGATTCAGTTCGTCAAAGGAAAGGAAAACGTGGTAGCTGATGCCATCTCCCGAGCTCCACTGGATGAAGGCCGCCCTGAAGATCAGTTCAACAAGCGAAACATCTATCAAGTATTTCGACAGCTGGAAGATGTCAACCCGAGCAAGTTCCTCAAGATCACCGATGAGCGTTTGACAGAGGTCATACAGGAGACAGCGAAGGATCCTTCGATGCAACAGATCATTCGTTACATTCGTGATGGTTGGCCTGTGTCAGCGGACAAAGTTCCGGACGGCGTAAAGGTATTCTTCAAGCATCGGGATGAACTCAGTCATCAGGATGGAATAGTTTTTCGCAATGATCGTGTTGTGGTTCCGTATCATCTGCGACGTAAACTGACTGAGAAAGTACATATCAGTCATAACGGAGTTGAAGGGACACTGAAGCTAGCTTGCGCCAACTTGTTCTGGCCAGGCATGACTACGCAGATCAAGGATGCTGTCGCCCGTTGTGAAGTGTGTGCTAAATATGCAGCCTCCCAGCCAGTTCCTCCAATGCAAAGCGTTGCCATACCTGTACACCCATTCCAACTCGTGTCTATGGACGTGTTTTTTGCGGACTACCAGGGAGAGAAGAGGAAGTTTTTAGTCACCGTGGATCACTATTCAGACTTTTTCGAGGTTGACCTTCTGAAGAGTCTGACTCCAAACAGTGCCATCACCGTCTGCAAGAAAAAATTTTCTCGTCATGGGAAGCCACAGCTGGTAATCACAGACAATGGAACCAATTTCGTCAACAAAGAATGGAGACTGTTTGCTACTGAATGGGAGTTTCAGCATTCCACGTCAGCCCCCTATCATCAGCAAGCCAACGGAAAATCTGAGGCGGCGGTCAAAATTGCGAAAAGATTGCTGAAAAAGTCGGAAGAGTCTGGCGTGGATTTTTGGTATGCTCTATTACACTGGCGTAACATACCAAACAAAATCGGGTCTAGCCCTGCAGCCCGCCTATTCTCGCGTAGTACACGCTGTGGTCTGCCAACGTCTTTGGAGAACTTGATGCCGAAACCTGTTCAGAATGTACCCAACAGTATCGAAGATGCCCGGCGAAAGACCAAATTTCATTACGACAAAGCAGCAAGGAAGCTACCGGCGCTGGAAGCAGGTTCGCCGGTCTACGTACAGTTACATCCTGAAACGACAAAGCACTGGATTCCTGGCACGGTTACCAATAGGATGAATGACCGTTCTTATCTGGTGAACGTAGATGGAGCAGTTTATCGTCGCGATCTGGTCAATCTGAAGCCACGAAAAGAACCTTACATGCCTGTACAACCTTCGTCTTCAGCAAAACAATCAAATATTCCGGAGGACGTATCAACAGGAGCCGTTGTTGAAGTTCAGCCATCTGTTCCGGACGACGTCGTTGTGAATCAGCCTTCAACTGAAATGACCGAATTGCCGATCGGATTGGATACCATGGAGATTCCAATGCAACAACCAACAAGAACACCAAGCAAGCCGGACTATCCGTCTCCAAGAGTACCGAAGAAGAATGACCGACCAAAAAGAGAAATACGTTTGCCTTCCAAGTTGAAAGACTATGACCTTAACTAA